Proteins from a genomic interval of Coccinella septempunctata chromosome 2, icCocSept1.1, whole genome shotgun sequence:
- the LOC123308421 gene encoding uncharacterized protein LOC123308421, whose translation MTGTVAIEHNEILRHPSWPKQTGVNQHEPLTTENRYTIPDRPSSIINQEVQTRVENNGNLERKIDRLTELVGRILLEIEEIKLQRGKNEVLNHTGLRNEFPFTSLEKLKEFEARLEDEEEKKKVTQYYKSIGGLTSKDFHSRVMARVFTNSLAMQCSWKRFKNNYKVESMLLLQCLYDAICGEYPTTLKEFEILTRDWLRHAKQRKEREAPLARSLAP comes from the exons ATGACAGGGACAGTTGCTATCGAACACAATG AGATCTTACGACACCCATCATGGCCAAAACAAACAGGTGTCAACCAACATGAGCCACTTACCACTG AAAATCGATACACAATACCTGATCGACCCTCGTCCATTATCAATCAAGAGGTTCAGACTAGAGTTGAAAACAATg GGAACCTAGAAAGAAAGATTGATAGGTTGACTGAGCTTGTTGGGAGGATTCTCCTAGAAATTGAGGAGATAAAGTTACAgcgcggaaagaatgaagtgcTGAATCACACCGGTTTGAGGAATGAATTTCCGTTTACGTCTTTGGAAAAACTGAAGGAATTTGAGGCAAGGCTAGAAGATGAggaggagaaaaaaaaagtg aCCCAATACTACAAATCGATAGGAGGCTTGACTTCCAAGGACTTCCATTCGAGGGTGATGGCAAGGGTCTTCACAAATTCCCTTGCCATGCAGTGTTCTTGGAAGAGATTCAAGAACAATTATAAGGTGGAGAGTATGTTACTCCTACAATGTTTATATG atGCAATTTGTGGGGAATACCCCACAACTCTGAAGGAATTCGAGATCCTGACTAGAGACTGGCTTCGCCATGCGAAGCAAAGGAAGGAGCGGGAAGCACCGTTGGCCAGATCCTTGGCCCCCTGA